In Leptospira ellinghausenii, the genomic stretch TATTGGATGTCATGATGATAATGGTATCTCGGAAATTCACCTTACGACCTTTGGTGTCTGTTAAATTTCCCTCTTCCATTATTTGGAGTAGGATATTAAACAAATCATGGTGTGCTTTTTCAATCTCATCGAGTAACACCAAACTATATGGTTTTCTCCTCACAAATTCAGTGAGTTGGCCACCATCATCATACCCAACATACCCTGGAGGTGCTCCGATGAGTCTGGAAACTGCATGAGGTTCCATGTATTCAGACATATCAATACGAAGCATATTGTCTTCTGAACCAAACAACTGCTCAGCGAGAGCTTTTGCGAGTTCTGTTTTTCCCACTCCTGTTGGTCCAAGGAAGATAAAAGAACCTGTAGGTCGCTTTTCACTTTTGAGACCAGTGCGTGAACGTCTGACAGCACGTGCCACTTTTTCGATGGCTTCGGTTTGGCCGACAATTCGAGATTTGATGTCCTCTTCCAAATTGAGAAGTTTGGTGTTTTCGGACTGTTCCATTTTTTTCAAAGGAATGCCAGTCCATAAACTGACCACAGAAAGGATGTCTTCTTCTTCGATCGAAACAGCATATCCTTCCATACGTTCTTGCCATTGTTTGGTTTTTTCTTCCAATTGGCCTTTTTTACGATTCACTTCATCACGAACAGCTGCTGCTTTCTCATATTCTTGGCTACGAACCAAATCTTCTTTTTTGACAGAAAGTGCTTTGATCTCTTCTTCAATCTCTTTGATTTCATTAGGTCGTTGGCAATTCGCAAGGCGTGCTTTGGCTCCAGCTTCATCAATGATGTCAATTGCCTTGTCTGGTAAAAAACGATCATTGATATAACGATGAGATAATTTCACAGCTTGTTCTATGGCTTTTTCCGAATAACGCACTTTATGGTGGGCTTCGTAAGCTTTTTTCAAACCATCTAAGATAAGAACTGCATCATCCACAGAAGGTTCAAGAACCTTCACCATTTGGAATCGTCTTTCCAAAGCAGAATCTTTTTCGATGTATTTACGGTATTCGTTATTGGTTGTCGCACCAATACATTGTAGTTCCCCACGAGCGAGTGCTGGTTTAAGAATGTTAGCAGCATCCACTGCTCCTTCAGCAGCACCTGCTCCAATGAGAGTGTGTAACTCATCAATGAAGATGATGATGTTTTGTGAAGTGACGATTTCTTTCATGATTTTTTTCAATCGTTCTTCGAACTCACCACGGTATTTGGTTCCTGCAATGAGGCTTGCCAAATCCAAAGATAACACTCGTTTTTCGAAAAGGAGATCAGGCACTAACTTTTCAATCACCGCTTGTGCAAGACCTTCTACAATTGCAGTTTTACCAACACCCGATTCTCCTACGAGCACTGGGTTGTTTTTTGTCTTACGAGATAAAATCTGAATCACTCGTTCGATCTCTTTTGACCTTCCGATGACAGGATCCAATTTTTTCTCACGAGCGAGTTGTGTGAGGTCACGTGCAAATTCGTCTAGGATCGGAGTTTTACTTTTTTCTTGTCTAGGAGTTGCCGTTTGTGTTTGGCTTTGCCCAGTGGTTTGAGAACCAGTTGTCCCACCACCTACTGCACCCGAAGGTGGAGCTCCGAGTAGTCGTAAAATTTCCGACTTGATGACATTATAGTTCACACTGAAGGAAGATAATGATCCGCCAGCGATGTTATTATTATCACGAAGTAATGCGAGTAAAATGTGTTCGGTTCCCACATAATTATGTTTGAGGCGTTTTGCCTCTTCTTTGGAAACTTCGATCATTTTTTGGTACTTGTCTTGCCCTTGGCTGACATCGAGTAACAAAGCACCCGAACCCTCACGGGTACGTTTCTCCACTTCTTTACGGAGTTCGTTTAAATTGATGTTTAGATTCGTTAGAATCTTAATCGCGACAGAGTCCTCTTCCCGGAGAAGCCCAAGTAGAATGTGTTCAGGACCGATAAAATCGGAGCCTAAACGTTTAGCCTCATCTTGGGCGATTTCGTTGATGACTCTTTTTGCTCTTTTTGTGAATTCCAACATGCCGCACCCTGCCTTTAGTAATTAGACGAACGTCCTTGTTCCCATCACGACCGTACTGGTTTAAAGGGAGCCTCGTAAACCAAGAATTTTGTAAAACTGACGTTTTTGGACCGCGAATGCGTTCTTCCACGAGATTTTTACGACAAGTCCACGGAAGTTTCCCAGGGACTCTCTTCTATGATCGGTGGAAGGAGCAATTTCTATACCAAATTCAGAAAGTTTCTCGAAAAGTGAAAAGAACCTGGGATCCACTCCTTCTTTGATTCCGAGTAAGAGAGAATCCCTCCGTCCTTTCCCCAAATTGGTAGGACAAGAGGAAAGAAACCCAATCCCTTTGCGATATGCCCAGAGTTTTCGTCTGTAGAACAAACGAAGGAGAGATCGATTCTCTTTAGAAACCCTTGTTGGTAACGATTTGTTAGTGTTTTGCAATTGTCCGTAGTTTAGATCCAAAATGTGAAGAATTTCCAAACGTACGTGGTCCTCTGAACCCAAATACAAGTGGTAAACTGGACTTACTCCTTCTTTTGATACGGTAAGACTGTTTGATTCCTCTTCCCAATTTTCCCAATATCCATTTTCGGCTAACAATTGTTTTACTTCCGTTTCCTTAGGTTCATAAAAGGGAAACAAAGAATGTGCCAAATTCCTTGTGATCCGAGTTCGATACGAAAGGAATTTGATCTTGGATTGGCTATGAGTGAAAATTTCCTCGATTTCTTTTAAAAGTGAAGTGGGTATCCACAAACGACGAGGTTGTTTGGGAACCGGAAACACTGTGACACAATGTTCGCACCCATATTTACCAGAAATTTGAAATTGGGTATCCTTTGTGCCACAAATCCGGCAAAACATTACAAACTAACAGGCGATAGTTTTCCAGAAACAATTCGATTCCGTTTGTGTGCCATGGAAGCAAGTTCTAAGTCATGAGTCACAAGGATCAGTGAAAATTTAAATTCGTTTTGTAAGTCTTTGATGAGATCCATGAGATGCCTTGAATTATCCCGATCCAAGTTTCCTGTCGGTTCATCTGCCAGGATGAGTTGCCTTCTTCCCACAAGGGCACGAGCCACTCCCACACGTGCACTTTCTCCCCCTGAAAGTTGGGAAGGAAAACTTTCGGTTCGTTCGCCAAGACCTACTTTTTTTAAGATTTCAATTGCCTCGGATTTTGCTTGTGATGGATTCATCCTTGCAATGAGAAGTGGCATCATTACATTTTCTAAAGCAGTAAAATCAGGAAGCAGTAAGTGTTGTTGGAAGATAAAGGAAATTTTTTCCGCACGAAAACTCTCTCTTTGTTTTTCACTTAGGTTTTTCAGAGAAACTCCACAGACTTCCACCTCACCGTCGTCAAACGAGTCCATGGCGCCGAGGATATTGAGGAGTGTGGATTTTCCGACACCAGATGCTCCTTCCACGGAAACGATTTCACCAGGTAACACTTCAAAGTCGAGACCAGAAATGATATGGTACCGTTTGTCCACAACTTGGTAATATTTTTCTAATTTACGAACAGAAACAGTTGGTTTGATTTCAGAATTAGTCATTGCGAATGGTATCCACTGGGTTTAAATTAGCAGCCATACGTGCAGGGAAATACCCAGCAAGGCCTGAGAGAATGGTAGCAGCTGTTGTCACCATAAAGATAAAGGAAATATCAATGTCCACTGGGATGTGATCAAAGTAATAGATATCTTTCGGAACAAGTTCCACAGGATCCCAATCCCCTGGATTTAAGAGACTCCCCACACCATTGATGATTTCCGAAATCGCATTGATGATGACTTCTAATTTGGTCGCGATAAAAATTCCCGTCATTCCACCCACAAGAGAAGACAAAATTCCTACGATCATGGCATTCAGTGTGAAGATGAGTAGAATATCAGTAGATGCAAGTCCAAGTGCTTTTAACGTTCCAATGGACCTTCGTTTCGCGCGAATGAGAGAGTGTACAGTTGCGACCATCCCAAGGGCGGCAAGCACAATGAATAGAAACACAATGATGGAGATGATGGTTTTTTCCAAACGAAGGGCTGCAAGGAAGTTCTCTTGTTCTTCTGCAATGGTCCTGACCGACCAAGACGTATCATCTTGGATTTTCTGGTTCCAGTTTTCTTCGTTTAACCTAGATAAGATTCTATGTTTGGTGAGTTTTAAATCATCCAAAGAACGAACTTTGATGGCAATTTGGTTTACCGCACCTTTCATCTTAAAAAATTCTTGGGCTTGCGGGAGAGATAAAAAGACAAACTTAGAATCGTAATTGTAGTAACCTGTTTTAAAAAGACCCACCAAACGAAAGGATTGTACGTTCACTTGTACACCTCGTTCCACAGTAAACCTTCCTCCAGGTACTGCCATGGTAATCTCCCGTCCAATCCCATACCCATAAATGGCACTCATTTCCTTTCCTACCACGACCATTTTTTTGGTATTGATGGCTGGGATTTCGTCTCGGTTGTACTGCAAAATACGTGGGAAATTTGGAAGTCCATTTTCCACCAATTTTTCAATCGAGTCAATGGGAACCGCACGGATCATAATCGGGTTAAAATTATTATTACTTTGGATGAGGCCGTGGCTTGTGATATTCCCTTCTACAGAAACAAAGGATTCCGCGAGTTTTGGATCAGATTTGAGATGATTGATGACTGTTTCATAATCATAAATAGCCCCCGACCCGTACGAATTTTCAATCGTGATGTGAGGACCACCTTGCCAAAGGGATTCTTTTACTTGTTTTTGGAATCCATTAAAAATGGAAAGAACCACAACAAGAAGCCCAACTCCCACAGCCATCACGATGAACGATAGTCTGGATTTGATAGAGAGAAACCCTAGAACGCGGGACCCTCGGATGTAACGGATTGTGATTAAAGAGACGATTCCCATGATGACCTAATCTTTTTGACAGCTTTCTTCGAAAGATGGATACTGTCAAAAAAGAACCTTATGCCTGAAACACCAAACTATTATTCTGTCAAAGTCAATCTTCGAGACGAAGCCAATATGGTGTACACCATGGTTTCTGCCATCATTGACCCGGTTGAAATCAAATCGGTGAAATTTGAGGGTGTTTCTTGTACAAGCCCCCTTTCACTTTTGCCCGTTCGGTCCACATTCCAAGACTTTTATAACCGAATGCAAAGAGTGATCTATAAGGGAGAACAACAAAAAAACATTACAAAGTCCTTACAGGAACTCATCAAAACCAAGTTTGGTTCTGAAAGTTTTTTAGAAGAGATCCTTCATTACATGGATCACAATCTAACGGACCGATTGGACTTTGTTTTCAGTGAAATTCACAAACGAACTGCTGGAAATTCAGAACCCAAAGTGGAAATCCATTTTGAACTGATTGATCCAAACGACATGACTAAAACTACTGTGGACGAAGAGGAGATTGCCAAAAAAGAAGCACCTCCAATAACACCTGTTCCACAGGCGTCTGGATTTCTGATCCCTGCTGACAAACAAATTGTGCAGTTTAAATTCCAACTCTCACCTGTGAATGGTGTACCACTCGTAGAACTGAAAGCAGGTGACAATGTATATGTAAGATTGGTACCTGGAGATTCAATCACTGATTCTATCATTAACACTTTGGAGTTAAAGGAAGAATCTGGCGCAATCAAACAAATGCCAGCCAAAATTGTAAACATTTCGAATAACAAAAACTTTTCGGAAGTTGTGATCAAAATCAATGAACAAATCTATGGAAAAATCATTGAAGAAGAAAACTCAGTGAAAATCAAAACCACTGATAGCAATATGGGTGCTGCCAATATCATGAACTCTGTCGCCTCTCCAACAGCTAAAATTACGAAAGCAAAACAAAATCCTAATTTAACCGCTGATGAAAGTTTCCATTTGATGCCTTATATCATTATGCTTGTTGTACTTGCAATCGGTATGATGACAATTTTTGTAATTCTCTAAAATCTAATGACCCAATTCAGAAAAAAATTACCAATCCTTTCCCCTTTCTTCATCGCACTGGTTGTCCTACACTCACTTTTTGTGGACTACACAGTACAATTCCCTGATTTTATCTCTTCTGAATCACCAGAATCAAATTTGGAAACAATAAAACCGAAGGTTATCGCTGAAAATGGTGTCATCGGTAGAATTTCTTATCTTGAATCTTTTTTAGTCGAAATAGAATCAAAAGAATTGCCAATTGATACTGATTTAGAGGACACAAAAGACAACGTCAAACGAGTGTTAATTGGCCAAAAACTATTACTTGGCCTTCTATTGTTTTATCTCTTTTTAACCTTTTCAACTGCAATGACCTACATGTTCCATGTTTGGTTTCATAAATCAATGGCACATGTTTTGTATCCTGTTTCACTGGTTGTCTTATTACCAAAAATATTTTTCCAATTGAACTTAATGGTTCAAAAAGATATCTTTTCTTATTTTTATTTTCTATTCCTAATTTGTACATATATCTTTACGATTCTAGCTTATCGAACCATCATCAAAGACAAGGAACCATATGAAGGGTTTCAATCTTTACAATTTTCGTCTTCATTAGAAGAGGAAGGAAGATCTCCTGGCCAAACCAAAACGGGCACCTATTTTGCGCCTATTTTCCATGTCCTCGTAATCATACTGATTGGAATTCTAATTGGGAATTTAATTTATATCCCACTCTTTCTCTTACAAAAACATTATGTAAGCGAATTCAGTTACTTTATTTTCTTTTTAATTGGACTCTTATCTGTATTTTATATCTTCAATTACAACAAAGTAGGTGGTGAGTCCAAAAACAAAAATTGGCAAAACCTATCTGTCAGTTTTGCCTACTTACAATATCGTTTTTTACGAAATGGATTTTTTTCCATTTTTAGCACGATACTTATCATTTTATTTGTGACGTTTTTGTTTAGTTTATTACTCTTTAATATTGATCTCATCCAAAACAATTTGGGATTATTCGGAAAAACGACAGAGTTTTAATTTTAATTACATTCAGGTGTTTTGTTTTGTTTTACAATACACCACGGGCTTCCATTCGGATAATACGTGTTACGTGAAACCAATTCCCCTGATTCAGAATACAATTCGGATGCTTCTTTAACACCCGTTGGATAATAATAAAACCACTCACCGATTTTTTTGTCTTCTGAATAACTGCCCTTAGCTTCTACTTTTGTATCAGGGTAATATCTAACCCAATCACCTGTGCGAAGCCCTCCATCAAAGAATCCCTTTTCATTCAATCTGCCATTGCGGTAATAACGAAAGTAAGCACCGTTTTCATTTCCAATTTCAGCAGATTGGATCCAAAGTTGTTTTTTTCGGTAACCTGCTTTATAGTTTTGTTCTATATACATTTTGCCATCTGAGAAGTAGAATTTCCAAAGTCCATCTCTCTCACCATTCACCATTTTTCCTTCCATAATGGTGGTACCATCGAAATAGTTTAATTTTTTTCCAATTCCATCTGGCCTTCCGAGAGCATCGATGGGTACAATTGCCACTAAATTACCGTTTTCATACCATTCACGAAAATAACCTTCTCCAATCATTTGGTAGTGATTCGTTTTTTTATCAAAACTTGCATCTTTAGGAACTGTATTTGGTCTTTCAGTACTTCCTTTGCATGGACCAAATAAATATCCACCAAGGAAAATAATTAAGAGAAGGGAAATAAAAATCCAAACAGGACTGTCTTTAATGGGTGTAGATGTAGATGTCATTTTCTTCTCTAAATTTGGTTAAGATTTCTTTTGAGATTAAGATTCGATTCAATCGTTTGGAACGAATTGGTGTAAGATAACGCAAACACATTAAAATGGTTCCTTCTGGTTCCAATGATGTGTAAACAATTGGTGTTGTTTTACCAAGTCTTACGAGATAGTTTTTTGACATTTCTCGAATTTTGGATTCCACTAGTTCAGGAGCGAGCACCAACTCTTCATGTAAAATTTGGGAACAAATTTTTTCTGCTTTTTCCCAGTTGGATCGAAGTTCCAAGTATACACGAAACTCATCCCAAACAAAATCCATAGTTTCTGATACGACAAAAAAACGATGTAAGACAATATTATAATTTGGGAAATGAATCAGACGATTTGTCGACTGTTCAAATCTTGGGTCTTGTGCAATTTCAAGTAAGGTAAACTTAAAAAATCCAATGTTTACAACATCACCCTTGATCGAATCAATTTCTATCCGATCACCCACCTTAAATCCATTGGCTCCCATGATCATAAACCAACCAACCATGTTGAGCCAAACTTCTTTCAGTGAGATCACAATCCCTGCGCCAGCAAGACCTAGCACTGTTGGAAGAAGTGATAAACTCGAAAAAATGATAGGTAAATAGGCTATCGCAAAAACGATTAAAAAACCCATCCTTGCTACTTTCCTTCGATTGTATTCATGAACTGGGTCGAGAGCCGGTTTAATTCTCTCGACAAGGAACATTGTGATTTTGTAACAAATCACTGCAAACACAACCATGTACGCAAATAAAATGAGCGTTTCAGCAAATTCTCTATTACTATTTTTAAGTAGAGTTAATGGATTGAGATCTAAATAAAATTCTTTTATACTTCCACTACCCATTGAGTTTGTTTCCTTTATGGCGTTTCAATATTTCGAGAATTTGTTTCCTTTCCACTGGAACACCAAACTTTGGTTTACCGAAGTCTTCCAAGAGAACAAACTTTAAAGTATTTCCATCCTTTTTTTTATCATGTTCCATGTGTTTCAGAACCAAATCCGGTTTTTCTTCCAATACAGTTGGCAATTCTAATTGGGACATGAGTGAAATCGCTTTTTGGAAGTTGGATTCAGAAAAACCAACTAATTCTTTTGATAATAACAATGCAGTTACAAGACCTACAGAAACTGCCTCTCCATGTGAATACTTTTTGTAAAGTGTTAGGGATTCAATTGCATGGCCAGTTGTGTGCCCTAAATTGAGGACGGCACGTAATCCCGATTCTTTTTCATCTTGGGAAACAATTGATGACTTCACTCGTACGGATTCTTCGATCGCATAACGCAGGATATCTGACTTTTCAAAAAAATCAGAACGTTTGGATTTGGAAATAGTTTCTAAAAAATTCCCACCGTCTAAAAAGGAATGTTTGACCACTTCCGCAAGACCACAACTCCATTCTTTTTTTGGTAAGGTAGAGAGTGTGAAAAGGGGAGCAAAAACAAATTGTGGTTGGTAAAATGCACCCACCATGTTTTTGCCTGAATCAACATTTACTGCGACCTTTCCACCTACAGAAGAATCCACGCA encodes the following:
- a CDS encoding ATP-dependent Clp protease ATP-binding subunit — its product is MLEFTKRAKRVINEIAQDEAKRLGSDFIGPEHILLGLLREEDSVAIKILTNLNINLNELRKEVEKRTREGSGALLLDVSQGQDKYQKMIEVSKEEAKRLKHNYVGTEHILLALLRDNNNIAGGSLSSFSVNYNVIKSEILRLLGAPPSGAVGGGTTGSQTTGQSQTQTATPRQEKSKTPILDEFARDLTQLAREKKLDPVIGRSKEIERVIQILSRKTKNNPVLVGESGVGKTAIVEGLAQAVIEKLVPDLLFEKRVLSLDLASLIAGTKYRGEFEERLKKIMKEIVTSQNIIIFIDELHTLIGAGAAEGAVDAANILKPALARGELQCIGATTNNEYRKYIEKDSALERRFQMVKVLEPSVDDAVLILDGLKKAYEAHHKVRYSEKAIEQAVKLSHRYINDRFLPDKAIDIIDEAGAKARLANCQRPNEIKEIEEEIKALSVKKEDLVRSQEYEKAAAVRDEVNRKKGQLEEKTKQWQERMEGYAVSIEEEDILSVVSLWTGIPLKKMEQSENTKLLNLEEDIKSRIVGQTEAIEKVARAVRRSRTGLKSEKRPTGSFIFLGPTGVGKTELAKALAEQLFGSEDNMLRIDMSEYMEPHAVSRLIGAPPGYVGYDDGGQLTEFVRRKPYSLVLLDEIEKAHHDLFNILLQIMEEGNLTDTKGRKVNFRDTIIIMTSNIAAKEISKGGRLGFEDFAEERETYKAEQAREQLKKHFNPEFLNRVDEVVYFAPLKKEEIVSIVDIMLKDFNKRLTEKKVLVELSQGAKEHFATIGYDQNYGARPLRRVFQRELEDYMAVQSLKGVYDNPTKILVDMAEGKLVYSETPWSDYKEVPKKDDGSSPNTEEKDLALV
- a CDS encoding ATP--guanido phosphotransferase codes for the protein MFCRICGTKDTQFQISGKYGCEHCVTVFPVPKQPRRLWIPTSLLKEIEEIFTHSQSKIKFLSYRTRITRNLAHSLFPFYEPKETEVKQLLAENGYWENWEEESNSLTVSKEGVSPVYHLYLGSEDHVRLEILHILDLNYGQLQNTNKSLPTRVSKENRSLLRLFYRRKLWAYRKGIGFLSSCPTNLGKGRRDSLLLGIKEGVDPRFFSLFEKLSEFGIEIAPSTDHRRESLGNFRGLVVKISWKNAFAVQKRQFYKILGLRGSL
- a CDS encoding ABC transporter ATP-binding protein: MTNSEIKPTVSVRKLEKYYQVVDKRYHIISGLDFEVLPGEIVSVEGASGVGKSTLLNILGAMDSFDDGEVEVCGVSLKNLSEKQRESFRAEKISFIFQQHLLLPDFTALENVMMPLLIARMNPSQAKSEAIEILKKVGLGERTESFPSQLSGGESARVGVARALVGRRQLILADEPTGNLDRDNSRHLMDLIKDLQNEFKFSLILVTHDLELASMAHKRNRIVSGKLSPVSL
- a CDS encoding ABC transporter permease produces the protein MGIVSLITIRYIRGSRVLGFLSIKSRLSFIVMAVGVGLLVVVLSIFNGFQKQVKESLWQGGPHITIENSYGSGAIYDYETVINHLKSDPKLAESFVSVEGNITSHGLIQSNNNFNPIMIRAVPIDSIEKLVENGLPNFPRILQYNRDEIPAINTKKMVVVGKEMSAIYGYGIGREITMAVPGGRFTVERGVQVNVQSFRLVGLFKTGYYNYDSKFVFLSLPQAQEFFKMKGAVNQIAIKVRSLDDLKLTKHRILSRLNEENWNQKIQDDTSWSVRTIAEEQENFLAALRLEKTIISIIVFLFIVLAALGMVATVHSLIRAKRRSIGTLKALGLASTDILLIFTLNAMIVGILSSLVGGMTGIFIATKLEVIINAISEIINGVGSLLNPGDWDPVELVPKDIYYFDHIPVDIDISFIFMVTTAATILSGLAGYFPARMAANLNPVDTIRND
- a CDS encoding LIC_10230 family protein yields the protein MTQFRKKLPILSPFFIALVVLHSLFVDYTVQFPDFISSESPESNLETIKPKVIAENGVIGRISYLESFLVEIESKELPIDTDLEDTKDNVKRVLIGQKLLLGLLLFYLFLTFSTAMTYMFHVWFHKSMAHVLYPVSLVVLLPKIFFQLNLMVQKDIFSYFYFLFLICTYIFTILAYRTIIKDKEPYEGFQSLQFSSSLEEEGRSPGQTKTGTYFAPIFHVLVIILIGILIGNLIYIPLFLLQKHYVSEFSYFIFFLIGLLSVFYIFNYNKVGGESKNKNWQNLSVSFAYLQYRFLRNGFFSIFSTILIILFVTFLFSLLLFNIDLIQNNLGLFGKTTEF
- a CDS encoding toxin-antitoxin system YwqK family antitoxin; protein product: MTSTSTPIKDSPVWIFISLLLIIFLGGYLFGPCKGSTERPNTVPKDASFDKKTNHYQMIGEGYFREWYENGNLVAIVPIDALGRPDGIGKKLNYFDGTTIMEGKMVNGERDGLWKFYFSDGKMYIEQNYKAGYRKKQLWIQSAEIGNENGAYFRYYRNGRLNEKGFFDGGLRTGDWVRYYPDTKVEAKGSYSEDKKIGEWFYYYPTGVKEASELYSESGELVSRNTYYPNGSPWCIVKQNKTPECN
- a CDS encoding mechanosensitive ion channel family protein gives rise to the protein MGSGSIKEFYLDLNPLTLLKNSNREFAETLILFAYMVVFAVICYKITMFLVERIKPALDPVHEYNRRKVARMGFLIVFAIAYLPIIFSSLSLLPTVLGLAGAGIVISLKEVWLNMVGWFMIMGANGFKVGDRIEIDSIKGDVVNIGFFKFTLLEIAQDPRFEQSTNRLIHFPNYNIVLHRFFVVSETMDFVWDEFRVYLELRSNWEKAEKICSQILHEELVLAPELVESKIREMSKNYLVRLGKTTPIVYTSLEPEGTILMCLRYLTPIRSKRLNRILISKEILTKFREENDIYIYTH
- the aroB gene encoding 3-dehydroquinate synthase — its product is MKLSEREVVGSGFVYPVELHEDFVGLSEKLNKLKKISHVFVLTSREIAGIYEKYLIKELKNSSLPFSFIYLKSGEKNKHIDRVKKVYHQLIEADADRNAVIIAFGGGVVGDFAGFIAATYQRGVRFIQVPTTLLACVDSSVGGKVAVNVDSGKNMVGAFYQPQFVFAPLFTLSTLPKKEWSCGLAEVVKHSFLDGGNFLETISKSKRSDFFEKSDILRYAIEESVRVKSSIVSQDEKESGLRAVLNLGHTTGHAIESLTLYKKYSHGEAVSVGLVTALLLSKELVGFSESNFQKAISLMSQLELPTVLEEKPDLVLKHMEHDKKKDGNTLKFVLLEDFGKPKFGVPVERKQILEILKRHKGNKLNG